A DNA window from Ctenopharyngodon idella isolate HZGC_01 chromosome 10, HZGC01, whole genome shotgun sequence contains the following coding sequences:
- the nol8 gene encoding nucleolar protein 8 isoform X2 has translation MKRLYIGGLGHTVSEKDLKDRFGKFGDVSDVEIITRKDEHGSPLKTFGYININITDAEYKRCIGILNKSTWKGGTLLIQMAKESFLHRLAEERQQLAEKTITPKIDPQEKLVDSLKAAGVENFHMKAAVPGTEIPGHKDWVVSKFGRVLPVLNLKCKGKNKVFKYDPSKHCHNIKRLETADNIMSVSKLTWEMEGGDDEISKKRRGEFPQHKPCPKRSKVDLSSFLSNLAQSNSINAADIGNKNKMVFQQNGLPATKTEKQIPVVKKSVCVLDNDADSEDEIRMLVAQELSTNTKQTSAEDEDDNLEVVGDDFVVKSNAFWGGAEQDGVKSLLTSSKEDEDYDSADTDEILTQRKTQKTQVSQDSPTKSSKNESSSESDSGSNDSDYEAMMGNCTRLDLSLADLEQLAKNAEVISDDESVEEPKIELKTPRAACKRRGNNPEDILASLLGDDTPDKERKNRVTTVSLPAFIGTRDLFEGPEPILKRVTQSIDSESPKRLKQDLNVKERSISEDTSQPQSSNRPSQQKLSSLKEQSTSKKLENQSSENDSSSDESESSEAGESAQVVTFKKSSATQPVRTNPKTELKTVSSNNANTSIKPKQTKISRSSSSDSESSEEEDNEDSVDVSAFKPSSATQSIRTDAKTELKTVSSNSNNPIKPKQTKVSRSSSSDSESSEEEDSEDSAEVSTSKTSSATQSIRTNTETKLKTVSSNIANTPIKPKQTKVSRSSSSDSESSEEEDNEDSVDVSAFKPSSATQSIRTDAKTELKTVSSNNANTPIKKNKQTKVSRSSSSDSESSEEEDSEDSAEVSTSKTSSATQSIRTNTETKLKTVSSNIANTPIKPKQTKISRSSSSDSESSEEEDNEDSVDVSAFKPSSATQSIRTDAKTELKTVSSNSNNPIKKNKQTKVSRSSSSDSESSEEEDSEDSAEVSTSKTSSATQSIRTNTETKLKTVSSNIANTPIKPKQTKVSRSSSSDSESSEEEDSEDSAEVSTSKTSSATQLTRTNTETKLKTVSSNNANTPIKPKQTKISRSSSSDSSSEESETSDDEKSRPQPKDSKPADSKKVQEKVDSHPTVFHSTAIDAQKQQKDNQKRLAALEQRQKETEQQKKLIQGALSSVDMVKANKGKHIVFDSDEEEEDKTTNKPEEQPRSKKKSLFEDDSESDDQQPSTSKEKENKKSDGNKLFDSEDEDDGAEDDRFQIKPQFEGKAGQKLMQLQARFGTDSRFQIDSRFLESDDETEDQDAAAPEKDEEQLLEEKKKSLDILQSILKTSIQPQNTKKSKMFKDVSGLHYDPTQEEHAAFESKTEMPKKESKAARRKKREEAEKLPEVSKDIYFEVSADLKEVFGTSKENQDEEEPKVSWDKEAEETEDIMTPMEVSFTSNVEAHEDTSGGFKFSFFGEVASAETTTKTDDYKIETLKGAKFSWQMDPRFQDSSSDEEGVDEVEEDQSASSKITEEPTPSKKSFFFFFQDDKRLKEGPRMFCRSGKLGDQREAWEEKRTSLRDECRKKHKDAKRRQRPSLKKT, from the exons ATGAAGCGATTGTACATCGGCGGTCTCGGCCACACAGTGTCTGAGAAGGACCTCAAAGACAGATTTGGAAAATTTGGGGATGTGTCAGATGTAGAAATTATCACGAGGAAAGATGAGCACG GATCTCCTCTAAAGACATTTGGCTACATCAACATAAACATCACAGATGctgaatacaaaagat GTATAGGCATATTAAATAAATCCACATGGAAAGGTGGAACCTTGCTTATTCAGATGGCAAAGGAAAGTTTTCTACATAG ACTTGCTGAAGAACGACAGCAACTGGCTGAAAAGACCATCACCCCAAAGATCGACCCTCAGGAGAAATTAGTGGACTCACTTAAAGCAGCTGGTGTTGAAAATTTTCACATGAAAGCTGCTGTTCCAGGAACAGAAATTCCTGGACATAAG GACTGGGTTGTGAGTAAATTTGGCAGGGTCCTTCCTGTCCTGAATCTCAAATGTAAAGGAAAGAACAAA GTCTTCAAATATGATCCATCCAAACACTGCCACAACATCAAGAGACTGGAGACTGCAGACAACATCATGTCAGTATCTAAGCTGACATGGGAGATGGAAGGTGGAGATGATGAAATCAGTAAGAAAAGGAGAGGAGAGTTTCCACAGCATAAGCCGTGTCCCAAAAGATCTAAAGTAGACTTGAGTTCATTTCTCAGCAATTTGGCTCAGAGCAATAGTATTAATGCAGCTGACATTGGAAACAAGAACAAAATGGTGTTCCAACAAAACGGACTCCCTGCTacaaagacagaaaaacaaatacCTGTtgttaaaaaatcagtttgtgtTTTGGACAATGATGCTGACTCTGAAGATGAAATCAGGATGTTGGTTGCTCAAGAACTTTCGACgaacacaaaacaaacctcTGCAGAGGACGAGGACGACAACCTGGAGGTAGTGGGAGATGATTTTGTCGTTAAATCTAATGCTTTCTGGGGTGGAGCGGAACAAGATGGCGTAAAATCGCTACTAACTTCTTCAAAAGAGGATGAGGATTACGATTCTGCAGACACGGATGAAATACTCACCCAGAGAAAGACCCAAAAAACACAAGTTAGCCAAGATTCCCCGACAAAATCCAgtaaaaatgagtcttcatcTGAATCTGACAGTGGTAGCAATGATTCTGATTATGAAGCCATGATGGGGAACTGCACCCGCTTAGATCTCTCCCTGGCAGACTTGGAGCAGCTAGCTAAAAACGCAGAGGTGATTTCAGATGATGAAAGTGTGGAAGAACCCAAAATAGAACTCAAGACCCCAAGAGCGGCATGCAAAAGAAGAGGTAACAACCCTGAAGATATTTTAGCTTCGCTTCTTGGAGATGACACCCCTGACAAAGAACGTAAGAATCGGGTGACCACAGTATCCCTTCCAGCTTTCATTGGAACAAGGGATCTCTTTGAAGGTCCAGAGCCCATCCTGAAAAGAGTCACCCAGAGTATTGACAGTGAATCTCCTAAAAGACTCAAACAAGACCTGAATGTGAAAGAACGAAGCATCTCAGAAGATACAAGTCAACCGCAGTCTTCAAACCGTCCATCTCAACAGAAGCTGTCCAGTTTAAAGGAACAATCAACCTCAAAGAAACTTGAGAACCAATCATCAGAAAATGATTCTTCTAGTGATGAGTCAGAAAGCAGCGAAGCAGGCGAAAGTGCTCAAGTCGTCACCTTTAAAAAATCTTCAGCAACACAACCAGTAAGAACCAACCCTAAAACCGAACTGAAGACTGTTAGCTCTAACAATGCAAACACCTCAATCAAACCCAAGCAGACGAAGATCTCCAGATCCTCCAGTAGTGACTCAGAAAGCAGCGAGGAGGAAGATAATGAAGATAGTGTTGATGtctctgcttttaaaccatcTTCAGCGACACAATCGATAAGAACCGACGCTAAAACCGAACTGAAGACTGTTAGCTCTAACTCAAACAACCCAATCAAACCCAAGCAGACGAAGGTCTCCAGATCCTCCAGTAGTGACTCAGAAAGCAGCGAGGAAGAAGATAGTGAAGATAGTGCCGAAGTCTCCACTTCAAAAACATCCTCAGCAACACAATCGATAAGAACCAACACTGAAACCAAACTGAAGACCGTTAGTTCTAACATTGCAAACACCCCAATCAAACCCAAGCAGACGAAGGTCTCCAGATCCTCCAGTAGTGACTCAGAAAGCAGCGAGGAGGAAGATAATGAAGATAGTGTTGATGtctctgcttttaaaccatcTTCAGCGACACAATCGATAAGAACCGACGCTAAAACCGAACTGAAGACTGTTAGCTCTAACAATGCAAACACCCCAATCAAAAAAAACAAGCAGACGAAGGTCTCCAGATCCTCCAGTAGTGACTCAGAAAGCAGCGAGGAAGAAGATAGTGAAGATAGTGCCGAAGTCTCCACTTCAAAAACATCCTCAGCAACACAATCGATAAGAACCAACACTGAAACCAAACTGAAGACCGTTAGTTCTAACATTGCAAACACCCCAATCAAACCCAAGCAGACGAAG ATCTCCAGATCCTCCAGTAGTGACTCAGAAAGCAGCGAGGAGGAAGATAATGAAGATAGTGTTGATGtctctgcttttaaaccatcTTCAGCGACACAATCGATAAGAACCGACGCTAAAACCGAACTGAAGACTGTTAGCTCTAACTCAAACAACCCAATCAAAAAAAACAAGCAGACGAAGGTCTCCAGATCCTCCAGTAGTGACTCAGAAAGCAGCGAGGAAGAAGATAGTGAAGATAGTGCCGAAGTCTCCACTTCAAAAACATCCTCAGCAACACAATCGATAAGAACCAACACTGAAACCAAACTGAAGACCGTTAGTTCTAACATTGCAAACACCCCAATCAAACCCAAGCAGACGAAGGTCTCCAGATCCTCCAGTAGTGATTCAGAAAGCAGCGAGGAAGAAGATAGTGAAGATAGTGCCGAAGTCTCCACTTCTAAAACCTCCTCAGCGACACAATTGACGAGAACCAACACTGAAACCAAACTGAAGACTGTTAGCTCTAACAATGCAAACACCCCAATCAAACCCAAGCAGACGAAGATCTCCAGATCCTCCAGTAGTGACTCTTCTAGTGAGGAATCAGAGACTAGTGATGATGAGAAGTCCAGACCTCAGCCAAAAGATTCCAAACCTGCCGATTCAAAGAAAGTTCAGGAGAAAGTTGACTCGCATCCGACAGTTTTTCACTCAACTGCCATAGATGCTCAGAAACAACAGAAGGACAACCAGAAACGTCTTGCGGCGCTGGAGCAACGTCAGAAAGAGACAGAACAGCAGAAGAAACTCATTCAGGGGGCTCTTTCTAGCGTG GACATGGTGAAAGCGAACAAAGGCAAACACATTGTGTTTGATTCTGATGAAGAAGAAGAGGACAAAACCACAAACAAACCAGAAGAGCAACCAagaagcaagaaaaaaagtctttttgagGACGATTCAGAATCCGATGATCAACAACCGTCCACATCAAAAGAAAAG GAGAACAAAAAGTCAGATGGCAACAAGCTGTTTGACAGTGAAGATGAGGATGATGGCGCTGAGGATGATCGTTTCCAGATAAAACCCCAGTTTGAGGGCAAAGCTGGACAGAAG cttATGCAGCTGCAGGCTAGATTTGGAACTGATTCGAGATTTCAGATCGATTCGAGATTTCTGGAAAGTGATGATGAGACTGAAGATCAAG ATGCAGCAGCTCCAGAAAAAGATGAAGAACAACTTCttgaagagaaaaagaaaagtctAGACATCCTCCAGAGCATTTTAAAAACCAGCATACAACCCCAGAACACCAAAAAGAGCAAGATGTTCAA AGATGTTTCGGGCCTGCATTACGACCCAACACAAGAGGAACATGCCGCTTTTGAGTCCAAGACAGAGATGCCGAAGAAAGAAAG TAAGGCGGCGAGACGAAAGAAACGTGAGGAGGCTGAAAAACTCCCTGAAGTGTCTAAGGACATTTACTTTGAGGTGTCGGCAGATTTGAAGGAGGTCTTTGGGACATCCAAAGAAAACCAGGACGAGGAGGAGCCGAAGGTTTCATGGGACAAAGAGGCAGAAGAGACTGAAGATATAATGACACCCATGGAAGTTTCCTTCACTTCTAATGTAGAAGCCCATGAAGACACATCGGGCGGATTCAAGTTCTCCTTCTTTGGCGAGGTTGCTTCTGCGGAGACGACCACCAAGACAG ACGACTACAAAATAGAGACATTAAAAGGAGCCAAGTTCTCTTGGCAAATGGACCCTCGCTTCCAGGACAGCAGTTCAGACGAGGAAGGCGTGGACGAGGTTGAGGAGGACCAATCTGCTTCCAGCAAAATCACAGA GGAACCAACACCATcaaaaaagagttttttctttttctttcaagatGACAAACGGTTAAAAG aGGGGCCGAGAATGTTCTGTAGAAGCGGAAAACTAGGAGACCAGAGGGAAGCCTGGGAAGAGAAGAGGACGTCACTCAGAGAT GAGTGTCGCAAGAAACACAAAGACGCCAAAAGACGTCAGAGGCCGTCGCTAAAGAAGACCTGA
- the nol8 gene encoding nucleolar protein 8 isoform X4 → MKRLYIGGLGHTVSEKDLKDRFGKFGDVSDVEIITRKDEHGSPLKTFGYININITDAEYKRCIGILNKSTWKGGTLLIQMAKESFLHRLAEERQQLAEKTITPKIDPQEKLVDSLKAAGVENFHMKAAVPGTEIPGHKDWVVSKFGRVLPVLNLKCKGKNKVFKYDPSKHCHNIKRLETADNIMSVSKLTWEMEGGDDEISKKRRGEFPQHKPCPKRSKVDLSSFLSNLAQSNSINAADIGNKNKMVFQQNGLPATKTEKQIPVVKKSVCVLDNDADSEDEIRMLVAQELSTNTKQTSAEDEDDNLEVVGDDFVVKSNAFWGGAEQDGVKSLLTSSKEDEDYDSADTDEILTQRKTQKTQVSQDSPTKSSKNESSSESDSGSNDSDYEAMMGNCTRLDLSLADLEQLAKNAEVISDDESVEEPKIELKTPRAACKRRGNNPEDILASLLGDDTPDKERKNRVTTVSLPAFIGTRDLFEGPEPILKRVTQSIDSESPKRLKQDLNVKERSISEDTSQPQSSNRPSQQKLSSLKEQSTSKKLENQSSENDSSSDESESSEAGESAQVVTFKKSSATQPVRTNPKTELKTVSSNNANTSIKPKQTKISRSSSSDSESSEEEDNEDSVDVSAFKPSSATQSIRTDAKTELKTVSSNSNNPIKPKQTKVSRSSSSDSESSEEEDSEDSAEVSTSKTSSATQSIRTNTETKLKTVSSNIANTPIKPKQTKVSRSSSSDSESSEEEDNEDSVDVSAFKPSSATQSIRTDAKTELKTVSSNNANTPIKKNKQTKVSRSSSSDSESSEEEDSEDSAEVSTSKTSSATQSIRTNTETKLKTVSSNIANTPIKPKQTKVSRSSSSDSESSEEEDSEDSAEVSTSKTSSATQSIRTNTETKLKTVSSNIANTPIKPKQTKVSRSSSSDSESSEEEDSEDSAEVSTSKTSSATQLTRTNTETKLKTVSSNNANTPIKPKQTKISRSSSSDSSSEESETSDDEKSRPQPKDSKPADSKKVQEKVDSHPTVFHSTAIDAQKQQKDNQKRLAALEQRQKETEQQKKLIQGALSSVDMVKANKGKHIVFDSDEEEEDKTTNKPEEQPRSKKKSLFEDDSESDDQQPSTSKEKENKKSDGNKLFDSEDEDDGAEDDRFQIKPQFEGKAGQKLMQLQARFGTDSRFQIDSRFLESDDETEDQDAAAPEKDEEQLLEEKKKSLDILQSILKTSIQPQNTKKSKMFKDVSGLHYDPTQEEHAAFESKTEMPKKESKAARRKKREEAEKLPEVSKDIYFEVSADLKEVFGTSKENQDEEEPKVSWDKEAEETEDIMTPMEVSFTSNVEAHEDTSGGFKFSFFGEVASAETTTKTDDYKIETLKGAKFSWQMDPRFQDSSSDEEGVDEVEEDQSASSKITEEPTPSKKSFFFFFQDDKRLKEGPRMFCRSGKLGDQREAWEEKRTSLRDECRKKHKDAKRRQRPSLKKT, encoded by the exons ATGAAGCGATTGTACATCGGCGGTCTCGGCCACACAGTGTCTGAGAAGGACCTCAAAGACAGATTTGGAAAATTTGGGGATGTGTCAGATGTAGAAATTATCACGAGGAAAGATGAGCACG GATCTCCTCTAAAGACATTTGGCTACATCAACATAAACATCACAGATGctgaatacaaaagat GTATAGGCATATTAAATAAATCCACATGGAAAGGTGGAACCTTGCTTATTCAGATGGCAAAGGAAAGTTTTCTACATAG ACTTGCTGAAGAACGACAGCAACTGGCTGAAAAGACCATCACCCCAAAGATCGACCCTCAGGAGAAATTAGTGGACTCACTTAAAGCAGCTGGTGTTGAAAATTTTCACATGAAAGCTGCTGTTCCAGGAACAGAAATTCCTGGACATAAG GACTGGGTTGTGAGTAAATTTGGCAGGGTCCTTCCTGTCCTGAATCTCAAATGTAAAGGAAAGAACAAA GTCTTCAAATATGATCCATCCAAACACTGCCACAACATCAAGAGACTGGAGACTGCAGACAACATCATGTCAGTATCTAAGCTGACATGGGAGATGGAAGGTGGAGATGATGAAATCAGTAAGAAAAGGAGAGGAGAGTTTCCACAGCATAAGCCGTGTCCCAAAAGATCTAAAGTAGACTTGAGTTCATTTCTCAGCAATTTGGCTCAGAGCAATAGTATTAATGCAGCTGACATTGGAAACAAGAACAAAATGGTGTTCCAACAAAACGGACTCCCTGCTacaaagacagaaaaacaaatacCTGTtgttaaaaaatcagtttgtgtTTTGGACAATGATGCTGACTCTGAAGATGAAATCAGGATGTTGGTTGCTCAAGAACTTTCGACgaacacaaaacaaacctcTGCAGAGGACGAGGACGACAACCTGGAGGTAGTGGGAGATGATTTTGTCGTTAAATCTAATGCTTTCTGGGGTGGAGCGGAACAAGATGGCGTAAAATCGCTACTAACTTCTTCAAAAGAGGATGAGGATTACGATTCTGCAGACACGGATGAAATACTCACCCAGAGAAAGACCCAAAAAACACAAGTTAGCCAAGATTCCCCGACAAAATCCAgtaaaaatgagtcttcatcTGAATCTGACAGTGGTAGCAATGATTCTGATTATGAAGCCATGATGGGGAACTGCACCCGCTTAGATCTCTCCCTGGCAGACTTGGAGCAGCTAGCTAAAAACGCAGAGGTGATTTCAGATGATGAAAGTGTGGAAGAACCCAAAATAGAACTCAAGACCCCAAGAGCGGCATGCAAAAGAAGAGGTAACAACCCTGAAGATATTTTAGCTTCGCTTCTTGGAGATGACACCCCTGACAAAGAACGTAAGAATCGGGTGACCACAGTATCCCTTCCAGCTTTCATTGGAACAAGGGATCTCTTTGAAGGTCCAGAGCCCATCCTGAAAAGAGTCACCCAGAGTATTGACAGTGAATCTCCTAAAAGACTCAAACAAGACCTGAATGTGAAAGAACGAAGCATCTCAGAAGATACAAGTCAACCGCAGTCTTCAAACCGTCCATCTCAACAGAAGCTGTCCAGTTTAAAGGAACAATCAACCTCAAAGAAACTTGAGAACCAATCATCAGAAAATGATTCTTCTAGTGATGAGTCAGAAAGCAGCGAAGCAGGCGAAAGTGCTCAAGTCGTCACCTTTAAAAAATCTTCAGCAACACAACCAGTAAGAACCAACCCTAAAACCGAACTGAAGACTGTTAGCTCTAACAATGCAAACACCTCAATCAAACCCAAGCAGACGAAGATCTCCAGATCCTCCAGTAGTGACTCAGAAAGCAGCGAGGAGGAAGATAATGAAGATAGTGTTGATGtctctgcttttaaaccatcTTCAGCGACACAATCGATAAGAACCGACGCTAAAACCGAACTGAAGACTGTTAGCTCTAACTCAAACAACCCAATCAAACCCAAGCAGACGAAGGTCTCCAGATCCTCCAGTAGTGACTCAGAAAGCAGCGAGGAAGAAGATAGTGAAGATAGTGCCGAAGTCTCCACTTCAAAAACATCCTCAGCAACACAATCGATAAGAACCAACACTGAAACCAAACTGAAGACCGTTAGTTCTAACATTGCAAACACCCCAATCAAACCCAAGCAGACGAAGGTCTCCAGATCCTCCAGTAGTGACTCAGAAAGCAGCGAGGAGGAAGATAATGAAGATAGTGTTGATGtctctgcttttaaaccatcTTCAGCGACACAATCGATAAGAACCGACGCTAAAACCGAACTGAAGACTGTTAGCTCTAACAATGCAAACACCCCAATCAAAAAAAACAAGCAGACGAAGGTCTCCAGATCCTCCAGTAGTGACTCAGAAAGCAGCGAGGAAGAAGATAGTGAAGATAGTGCCGAAGTCTCCACTTCAAAAACATCCTCAGCAACACAATCGATAAGAACCAACACTGAAACCAAACTGAAGACCGTTAGTTCTAACATTGCAAACACCCCAATCAAACCCAAGCAGACGAAG GTCTCCAGATCCTCCAGTAGTGACTCAGAAAGCAGCGAGGAAGAAGATAGTGAAGATAGTGCCGAAGTCTCCACTTCAAAAACATCCTCAGCAACACAATCGATAAGAACCAACACTGAAACCAAACTGAAGACCGTTAGTTCTAACATTGCAAACACCCCAATCAAACCCAAGCAGACGAAGGTCTCCAGATCCTCCAGTAGTGATTCAGAAAGCAGCGAGGAAGAAGATAGTGAAGATAGTGCCGAAGTCTCCACTTCTAAAACCTCCTCAGCGACACAATTGACGAGAACCAACACTGAAACCAAACTGAAGACTGTTAGCTCTAACAATGCAAACACCCCAATCAAACCCAAGCAGACGAAGATCTCCAGATCCTCCAGTAGTGACTCTTCTAGTGAGGAATCAGAGACTAGTGATGATGAGAAGTCCAGACCTCAGCCAAAAGATTCCAAACCTGCCGATTCAAAGAAAGTTCAGGAGAAAGTTGACTCGCATCCGACAGTTTTTCACTCAACTGCCATAGATGCTCAGAAACAACAGAAGGACAACCAGAAACGTCTTGCGGCGCTGGAGCAACGTCAGAAAGAGACAGAACAGCAGAAGAAACTCATTCAGGGGGCTCTTTCTAGCGTG GACATGGTGAAAGCGAACAAAGGCAAACACATTGTGTTTGATTCTGATGAAGAAGAAGAGGACAAAACCACAAACAAACCAGAAGAGCAACCAagaagcaagaaaaaaagtctttttgagGACGATTCAGAATCCGATGATCAACAACCGTCCACATCAAAAGAAAAG GAGAACAAAAAGTCAGATGGCAACAAGCTGTTTGACAGTGAAGATGAGGATGATGGCGCTGAGGATGATCGTTTCCAGATAAAACCCCAGTTTGAGGGCAAAGCTGGACAGAAG cttATGCAGCTGCAGGCTAGATTTGGAACTGATTCGAGATTTCAGATCGATTCGAGATTTCTGGAAAGTGATGATGAGACTGAAGATCAAG ATGCAGCAGCTCCAGAAAAAGATGAAGAACAACTTCttgaagagaaaaagaaaagtctAGACATCCTCCAGAGCATTTTAAAAACCAGCATACAACCCCAGAACACCAAAAAGAGCAAGATGTTCAA AGATGTTTCGGGCCTGCATTACGACCCAACACAAGAGGAACATGCCGCTTTTGAGTCCAAGACAGAGATGCCGAAGAAAGAAAG TAAGGCGGCGAGACGAAAGAAACGTGAGGAGGCTGAAAAACTCCCTGAAGTGTCTAAGGACATTTACTTTGAGGTGTCGGCAGATTTGAAGGAGGTCTTTGGGACATCCAAAGAAAACCAGGACGAGGAGGAGCCGAAGGTTTCATGGGACAAAGAGGCAGAAGAGACTGAAGATATAATGACACCCATGGAAGTTTCCTTCACTTCTAATGTAGAAGCCCATGAAGACACATCGGGCGGATTCAAGTTCTCCTTCTTTGGCGAGGTTGCTTCTGCGGAGACGACCACCAAGACAG ACGACTACAAAATAGAGACATTAAAAGGAGCCAAGTTCTCTTGGCAAATGGACCCTCGCTTCCAGGACAGCAGTTCAGACGAGGAAGGCGTGGACGAGGTTGAGGAGGACCAATCTGCTTCCAGCAAAATCACAGA GGAACCAACACCATcaaaaaagagttttttctttttctttcaagatGACAAACGGTTAAAAG aGGGGCCGAGAATGTTCTGTAGAAGCGGAAAACTAGGAGACCAGAGGGAAGCCTGGGAAGAGAAGAGGACGTCACTCAGAGAT GAGTGTCGCAAGAAACACAAAGACGCCAAAAGACGTCAGAGGCCGTCGCTAAAGAAGACCTGA